A part of Bacillus thuringiensis genomic DNA contains:
- the glnA gene encoding type I glutamate--ammonia ligase produces MARYTREDIFRLAKEENVKYIRLQFTDLLGVIKNVEIPVSQLTKALDNKMMFDGSSIEGFVRIEESDMYLYPDLDTWVIFPWTAEKGKVARLICDIYNADGTPFDGDPRNNLKRVLKEMEALGFSDFNLGPEPEFFLFKVDEKGNPTLELNDNGGYFDLAPMDLGENCRRDIVLELEEMGFEIEASHHEVAPGQHEIDFKYANAIRSCDDIQTFKLVVKTIARKHGLHATFMPKPLYGVNGSGMHCNLSLFKNGENVFFDQNGDLQLSDDARHFIAGILKHAPAFTAVANPTVNSYKRLVPGYEAPCYVAWSAQNRSPLVRIPASRGISTRVEVRSVDPAANPYLVMATLLAAGLDGIKNKLTPPAAVDRNIYVMTKEEREEAGIVDLPATLAQALVTLQSNEVVCGALGEHLLEHFIEAKEIEWDIFRTQVHQWERDQYMSLY; encoded by the coding sequence ATGGCTAGGTACACAAGAGAAGATATTTTCCGTTTGGCGAAAGAAGAGAATGTAAAGTATATCCGCTTACAATTTACGGACCTTTTAGGAGTAATTAAAAACGTAGAGATTCCAGTGAGCCAATTAACAAAAGCTCTTGATAACAAAATGATGTTTGATGGATCTTCTATTGAAGGTTTCGTACGTATTGAAGAATCTGATATGTACTTATATCCGGATTTAGATACTTGGGTAATTTTCCCTTGGACAGCTGAAAAAGGAAAAGTAGCTCGATTAATCTGTGATATTTACAATGCAGATGGCACTCCATTTGATGGCGATCCACGTAACAATTTAAAGCGTGTATTAAAAGAAATGGAAGCATTAGGATTCTCAGATTTCAATCTTGGACCAGAGCCAGAATTCTTCCTATTTAAAGTAGATGAAAAAGGAAATCCAACATTAGAATTAAACGATAACGGTGGATACTTCGACCTTGCGCCGATGGATCTAGGGGAAAACTGTCGTCGTGATATCGTTCTTGAACTTGAAGAAATGGGCTTTGAAATTGAAGCGTCTCACCATGAGGTTGCTCCAGGGCAACACGAAATTGACTTTAAATATGCAAATGCAATTCGCTCATGTGATGACATTCAAACATTCAAACTTGTGGTAAAAACAATTGCTCGTAAACACGGTTTACATGCAACATTTATGCCAAAACCATTATACGGTGTGAACGGTTCAGGTATGCACTGTAACTTATCACTATTCAAAAATGGTGAGAATGTATTCTTCGATCAAAACGGTGACTTACAATTAAGTGATGATGCTCGTCACTTCATCGCAGGTATTTTAAAACACGCACCAGCTTTTACAGCGGTAGCAAATCCAACTGTAAACTCTTACAAGCGTTTAGTACCTGGATACGAAGCTCCTTGCTACGTAGCATGGTCTGCACAAAACCGTAGCCCATTAGTACGTATCCCTGCATCTCGTGGAATTAGTACACGCGTAGAAGTACGTAGTGTTGACCCAGCTGCAAACCCATATTTAGTAATGGCTACATTATTAGCAGCAGGTCTTGACGGAATTAAAAACAAATTAACTCCACCAGCTGCAGTAGACCGTAACATCTATGTAATGACAAAAGAAGAGCGCGAAGAAGCAGGTATTGTTGACTTACCAGCAACATTAGCGCAAGCGTTAGTTACATTACAATCAAATGAAGTAGTATGTGGAGCACTAGGAGAACATTTACTTGAGCACTTCATTGAAGCAAAAGAGATTGAGTGGGATATCTTCCGCACGCAAGTTCACCAATGGGAACGCGATCAATATATGTCTCTATACTAA
- the glnR gene encoding transcriptional repressor GlnR, whose amino-acid sequence MKEDRRSAPLFPIGIVMDLTQLSARQIRYYEEHNLVSPTRTKGNRRLFSFNDVDKLLEIKDLLDQGLNMAGIKQVLLMKVNQTETVKVKEETKEISKTELRKILRDELQHTGRFNRTSLRQGDISRFFH is encoded by the coding sequence ATGAAAGAAGATAGACGTTCTGCCCCGCTGTTTCCTATTGGTATTGTTATGGATTTAACACAATTATCTGCACGTCAAATTCGCTACTATGAAGAGCATAATCTTGTTTCTCCAACCCGTACAAAGGGGAATCGCAGATTATTTTCATTTAACGATGTAGATAAGTTGTTAGAGATTAAAGATTTATTAGATCAAGGCTTGAATATGGCTGGTATTAAACAAGTGTTACTAATGAAAGTAAATCAAACAGAAACAGTGAAAGTAAAAGAAGAAACGAAAGAAATTTCAAAAACTGAGCTTCGCAAAATACTTCGAGATGAACTACAACATACAGGTAGATTTAATCGGACTTCATTGCGACAAGGTGACATTTCAAGGTTTTTTCACTAA
- a CDS encoding aminotransferase class I/II-fold pyridoxal phosphate-dependent enzyme: MFDRLKNGEKIAPIVKEVESQITEVHKRADEVIESNQFRVLESFRKHKISDSHFIPTTGYGYDDIGRDTLEKVYADVFGAEAGLVRPQIISGTHAISTALFGILRPGDELLYITGKPYDTLEEIVGVRGKGVGSFKEYNIGYNAVPLTEEGLVDFGAVAAAIHSNTKMIGIQRSKGYATRPSFTISQIKEMIAFVKEIKSDVVVFVDNCYGEFIEEQEPCHVGADLMAGSLIKNPGGGIVKTGGYIVGKEQYVEACAYRLTSPGIGAEAGASLYSLQEMYQGFFLAPHVAGQALKGAIFTAAFLEKLGMNTSPAWNAPRTDLIQSVQFDDKDRMIAFCQAIQYASPINSHFTPYANYMPGYEDDVIMAAGTFIQGASIELSADGPIRPPYVAYVQGGLTYSHVKIAICSAIDALIEKELLTIS, encoded by the coding sequence ATGTTTGATCGTTTGAAAAATGGAGAAAAAATTGCTCCAATCGTAAAAGAAGTAGAGAGCCAAATTACAGAAGTACATAAACGCGCGGATGAAGTAATTGAAAGTAATCAGTTTCGTGTATTAGAAAGTTTTCGTAAACATAAAATTAGCGATTCGCATTTTATTCCGACGACAGGTTACGGTTATGATGATATTGGCCGTGATACGTTAGAAAAAGTATATGCGGATGTATTTGGGGCAGAAGCTGGTCTTGTTCGCCCGCAAATTATTTCAGGAACTCACGCGATTTCAACAGCGCTATTCGGTATTTTACGTCCAGGAGATGAGTTATTGTACATTACTGGCAAGCCGTATGATACGTTAGAAGAAATCGTTGGTGTACGCGGAAAAGGTGTAGGCTCATTTAAAGAATATAATATTGGTTATAATGCAGTTCCGCTTACTGAAGAGGGGCTTGTTGATTTTGGAGCTGTAGCGGCTGCGATTCATAGTAATACGAAGATGATTGGTATTCAGCGCTCAAAAGGCTACGCTACTCGTCCGTCGTTTACTATTTCTCAAATTAAAGAGATGATAGCGTTTGTTAAAGAAATTAAATCTGATGTTGTTGTATTTGTAGATAATTGTTATGGCGAGTTTATTGAAGAGCAAGAGCCATGTCATGTTGGGGCAGATTTAATGGCAGGTTCGCTTATTAAGAACCCTGGTGGTGGAATTGTTAAAACTGGTGGTTATATCGTTGGTAAAGAACAGTATGTTGAAGCGTGTGCGTATCGTTTAACATCTCCGGGAATTGGTGCGGAAGCAGGGGCATCTTTATATAGTTTGCAAGAAATGTATCAAGGTTTCTTCTTAGCGCCACATGTAGCGGGCCAAGCGCTAAAAGGTGCAATTTTTACAGCTGCATTTTTAGAAAAGTTAGGAATGAATACATCACCAGCATGGAATGCACCAAGAACAGATTTAATTCAATCTGTTCAATTTGATGATAAAGATCGTATGATTGCATTCTGCCAAGCAATTCAATATGCATCTCCGATTAATTCTCACTTCACTCCATATGCCAACTATATGCCGGGGTATGAAGATGATGTAATTATGGCTGCGGGAACGTTTATTCAAGGTGCAAGTATTGAATTGTCAGCTGATGGTCCAATTCGTCCGCCTTATGTTGCTTACGTGCAAGGTGGGTTAACTTATTCGCATGTGAAGATTGCGATTTGTTCTGCCATTGATGCATTAATTGAAAAAGAATTATTAACAATTTCTTAA
- the hflX gene encoding GTPase HflX, giving the protein MEEKEKVILVGCQLPQEDDEKFMHSMKELASLAKTARAELLVSTTQKRPKFHPATYIGKGKLEELTILTEELEPDVIVFNNELTPSQIRNLSSVLDARVIDRTQLILDIFAQRAKSREGKLQVELAQLQYTMPRLVGQGLSLSRLGGGIGTRGPGEAKLETDRRHIRSRIDEIKKQLAVVVEHRKRYRERRKDNKVFQVSLIGYTNAGKSTLFNRLTEADTFEENLLFATLDPTTRKMPLPSGYTVLLTDTVGFIQDLPTSLIAAFRSTLEEAGEADIILHVVDSADPNYVGHEKTVKQLLSELEVNHIPIITLYNKKDELHQNFIPFPKSDFLMTSAFEQNDLLRIKEAIETKMKEEMNRYQVEIPPSEGKLLTLLKTETLLTKMEFLEDKFVYDCAGYIFAHSSLNVQLKRFLVEEGENKNV; this is encoded by the coding sequence ATGGAAGAAAAAGAAAAAGTCATATTAGTGGGCTGTCAATTGCCGCAAGAAGATGATGAAAAATTTATGCATTCCATGAAAGAGCTTGCATCGCTAGCGAAGACTGCGCGAGCAGAATTGTTAGTGTCTACAACGCAAAAACGACCGAAGTTTCATCCGGCGACGTATATAGGTAAAGGTAAATTAGAAGAGCTTACAATATTAACTGAAGAATTAGAACCGGATGTTATCGTATTTAATAATGAATTAACGCCGAGTCAAATTCGGAATTTATCCTCAGTATTAGATGCTAGGGTAATTGATCGAACGCAACTAATATTAGATATTTTTGCGCAACGTGCGAAGTCAAGGGAAGGTAAGCTTCAAGTGGAATTAGCTCAGTTGCAATATACAATGCCGCGTCTTGTGGGGCAAGGGCTGTCTTTGTCACGTCTTGGTGGTGGTATTGGGACAAGGGGACCGGGTGAGGCGAAACTTGAGACGGATCGTCGTCATATTCGATCACGTATTGATGAAATAAAGAAACAACTTGCAGTTGTTGTGGAACATCGAAAAAGATATCGTGAGAGAAGAAAAGATAATAAAGTATTTCAAGTTTCATTAATAGGATATACGAATGCAGGAAAATCTACACTGTTTAATAGATTAACGGAAGCTGATACATTTGAAGAAAACTTGTTGTTTGCAACGCTAGACCCGACGACAAGGAAAATGCCGTTACCTTCTGGTTATACAGTATTACTAACTGATACGGTTGGTTTTATACAAGATTTACCTACGTCATTAATTGCAGCTTTTCGTTCGACATTAGAAGAAGCTGGTGAAGCGGATATTATTTTACATGTAGTTGATTCTGCAGATCCTAATTATGTAGGGCATGAGAAAACAGTAAAACAATTATTGTCAGAACTTGAAGTTAATCATATTCCTATTATTACGTTATATAATAAAAAAGATGAATTACATCAAAACTTTATTCCGTTTCCGAAAAGTGATTTCTTAATGACTAGTGCTTTTGAACAAAATGATTTATTACGTATAAAAGAAGCGATAGAAACGAAAATGAAGGAAGAAATGAATCGTTATCAAGTGGAAATTCCTCCGAGTGAAGGTAAGTTGTTAACGCTATTAAAGACGGAGACACTTTTAACAAAGATGGAGTTTTTGGAAGATAAATTTGTATATGATTGCGCAGGGTATATTTTTGCTCATTCATCGCTTAATGTGCAATTAAAGAGATTTTTAGTGGAAGAAGGAGAAAATAAAAATGTTTGA